Part of the Rhipicephalus sanguineus isolate Rsan-2018 chromosome 5, BIME_Rsan_1.4, whole genome shotgun sequence genome is shown below.
GCCTGGGCTTCCCTTTTCATTTTATAGAGCATACTGTATCTTCATGCACTGCGCCATGCAGCATGAACAACAGTGGCCACTTCATCCAcccatataaataaataataggaGCACTGCACAATTAATCATATAAACCAAGAGCTTGATTTCTGCGACAGCATCACAAAGCAATTGTGAAGGAAAAGCTGCCAAACAATTCTGTTGTGCATCTTCAGACGACATATTTACCGAGTGCTGCTTTCTGTTGCAGCGCAATGTGGCTTTACAGCAAAGTGAAGTGTCTTTACTCACAAACATTGCCGTTTCAGCATCAAAATGGAGTGTAATGCTGCGGAATAACTTTAATATGCAGGCATATACAACTTAAACTGACACAGCTCATtcggtagcaaaaaaaaaaaaagcagcaagacATTGACATAGCTGTACTCACCGTTTTAGGTTCTACCCAGTTGTTTGCCTTAAGCACGCTGAGTTCCTCAAACAATGCGTGAACATTGTCAACTTGCAACATGACCATATCCCAGAAGCCAGCCAAGTCAGATCCAGTAGTTGGAAAAGGATCATCAACATTTTGTTCCTAGAAAGGGTTAGAAAGAAATTAATGTGCACATTCAAATGTATGAATTTCCTTGGTTTCCATTGCAAAAAGTTGCAAAAAATGGAAGAGACTAAGGTAAAATATGGAATGACGCAGCTGTAGAGGCCCTTAGGCCTCTGCGTTACATGATAGCGGCGAGTTGCACAATCATTACATTACAAAATGTGCTCATAAAAACTATAGATATAGCAGTCACAAGTGAGAAACAATGCAAACATTACACACCATAACATTACATACACTTAACAATACACACATGAGAACATACGCGAAAAAGAAATTGTGCTTAGTACCTATTGCAATAATTAAGAAAGACTGAAAGGCTATCACAATCTGAAAACAGATCAGATTGTGATACGTTTAGGCGATGAATACCCAGTTCTTCAACCATACCAGTTTGTAAACGTGTCATTTTTGCTAGGCCAAGTTTGATGCCtcaaaattatgatttaagggCAGGATATAAAGTCCACAGTGACATTTTTTTAACATCTTGGAGTGAGTTTTCGGTTTTGGTGTGGCAACAAATTAGCACGCATTCATGCATGCAGAGTACGAATAATAGAGACCTTGTAAAGCGTCCAAATCATCAATCTTCCATATACATTAAATTCAAGTTGGTGCCACTGGAGAGCCGTAACACTGTCCGAGTTATTGGTTGGCAACTTCTTACTCGACACATAGTGgtccttattatttttttgtacagATATTCTCTCCGTGGCCAGAAAAAACAGGTAATCAGTTTGTCTCAATATTACCTTGACGCGGAATATTGCGCAGGCTTTGTGGGGCTCATGCGAATCGGGGTTCTTCCCAGAAATTTTTTAGGGATGGACATTGAGAGCAGGGTGGGGGATATTGTGTTGAAAATTTCAAACTTTCCATTTTCAATACACACCCACCCATCATTTCTGGCCGTGCATTTCTGGCATCTATGACACACATAGGAAACGGAAGCAAGGGCGCTTGCTTGTGTTTTAGTACAGGCACAGGAGCTGGCGATCTTTGAAACCACAAGGCTACCTGTCCAGACTATTTTTTTACACAACCAGGTGGTGGGAGGCACAGTTCCCTAGCGTTGCGCACACACATTGCCTATTGGTTCCTCAGGCACGCATTTTTAAGGGGTCATTTGGAGCAGTGGGTGGTGCAGCTGAGCGGCAGGTGGCCTTTCCACCACCGCCCACTGTGGGGAGAACCCTGGTTCAAGTATACAGTACTACCgctaaatggaacctgaagggaccaggaaaatgtgtttcatttaacaggagttccgttcactgaaagatgaacaggggtgcataATTGAAGTACGGAACCAATCTTATTAGAGgcagttccatttaagcagcagttccgttaaAGAGATTTACATTTACAGAGAGTGTACTGTAGAGTAACAGATGTCGACACACTCACAATGTTCTTAAGGCACAGTTCCTTGAACTGCTTAAACTTCTTGTTGATGAGGAGGTTGGCCTTGCCAATCGCTGCCCGTATCCTGCCCTTCATGTCCTCCGAGAGGGCTGCCTCATTCAGATCACGCTCAGCGTCTCTGATGTGGCACTCGAGGACCTGTTGTGTGCTCGACAAGGTGGCAAGGAACGTGTGGCCCTCCCGCACGGGCAGGTCTGACGACGAGAGCGCCTTGGTACACACGGGGGAGAGGAGTGATGACACATGTTGCGCGGGCACCGTTTCGACAGGCAAGTCCAATGCTTTGTCGACTGAAAGAAACACAGCGAAGTTTTGTTAGACCATGGAAGTTGATGACCGAGCTGGTCAGTACAGATTCGTAGTGTGTGTGTGCAAACACGCATGATGCAGCTGAGTGAGATGCAGGCAAGGCTGCGCTTGTTGCCTTACTTCTCTGTGTCGTGTGTGTTTGCATGCTCATACCATGAATCCTGTCAACCCTTTGCCTCTCAAATtattttgcaaaacaaaaaagaaaaaatccgAAATTATCCCATTTTCCTATAGAACTCTATGAAACCAGCACACTGCATAATGCAGAGGGGATGTCTCAATACATAGAACAATGATGCCCCAGAGAGTGCTACCTAATTCACTGAGACCACATTTAAATATGGACATTCCTATATGGTGCCAGTTCAATGGGATGACCGGGTAAGACAGCACGTAGAAAAGCCTGATGAGATGAACGGAAGGAAGTAGAACTGATGGCCACTGCATGGCAAAGTGTTCTTGACAGTCAAGGCAAGAACGGTAACAGGACAACAGCCTTTTCAGTGCAAAAGTTGGTAAAACTATCTCATGGGCTTGTGCCAAGTTCTTTCAAATGTTTCTTGCTTCATAATGTATGAACAACCTTCACATTTATTTAGTAACATATACTGCAGCCCTAGTGCAGGGCTATAGTAGGTGTGTTAACGTTATACAATGGTAGTAAGGCAAAAATGCAAGAATATTAGttgtggctgaaaaaaaaaatactgaaggAACGACGATTAAAAATGAAGCAATTAACAAGTTAGCGAGATGCTCGCCAATGGTGACTAAAAAATCTATTTGTGGTAAGGAGCGAGTGTCACCAGGCAAAGAATTTCATAGCTCAAACGTATGTTGGAAAATACTACTTAAACATATTATATATGTTCAAGGCACGGGAGATACAGGTACAGCCTTTGTTAGCAAATTTGATGAGGTTACCATCAGAAAGGCCAGAGGAGGAAACAATGATATGCAGACTAGGTCTGGCGGTTTGATAGAAGAACGTCTAATGCAGCCTGAGATATTGCAAACTGTAGGACAATAATCTTGTATATTTCATTGTGTGATAAATGAGGCGGGGTCTTAAAGTGTGCCATTTGGAATGGAAAACCAAAGGCCACAGTAAATAAAGCCGGCATGCTGCCTGCCATTTACCTTCGTCAACGGCAGCAGCGTGGTTCCCGTTGAGCTTTTGTGCACCGCCGCCATTGACAACCTGGCAATTCCGAGATTCTTCCAGGATGTCTTCTTTGAGTGCACTACTGTCACCCCTGTCCACATCACAGATGCGCAGTGCTGTCGCCGAGAAAGGAGCTCGTTTCTCGGGTGAGCCCAGAAGAGGGAAGCGCGATGCTGCGGGAACGAACCCCGGCAAGTTCTCGGCCGGCGAGGCGGACACTTCCGACAAACGGAGATGCTCCTTGAAGTCACGTGTCAGGTGCCTGAACACGGGCGGGCTCTTTGAACGACCGCGGATGACTTGCGCTGGGCAGGACGGGCTACGTTTTGACGCGGCCTTTTCCAGTTTGAGTGGGCTCTTCGCCGTTCGCGTGCGAGAGCGCGCCACCCTCTCTGCTGCTTCCGATCCGTACAACGCGGCGATCCGCTGCTGCACGAGGGACGTGCAGGGCTCGGGCGCTGCAACCACCTCCTGGGGACCGTGATGGTGGCGGCCATTGGTGAGCTCCCCGCGGCCATTGCTGGCCTTGATTTCCAGAATGGGCTCCACCTTGAGACGGTTGCCGGGGCTTGCAGCGAGCGGAGCTGAGGTGCGGGGACTCAGACGGGCGGGACTGCTGTCGCGGCTACGGCAGAACTGGCTGTAGTTTGTGTATCCGTTGATAGCACAGCTGATGCCAAGGTAGGATGGTCGGTGTTCTGGCACAGAGCTTCCGCCAATGTTCCAGCAGCCGTTTGACAGCTGCGTGATGTTGCTGTCCAGTGCTCTGCGATAGAAATATTGAGGGCAGTTAATGAGGATACTGGGTCCGGTTTTTGTCACGTACAGC
Proteins encoded:
- the LOC119394036 gene encoding uncharacterized protein LOC119394036; translated protein: MMSCPQLAESERRPSSAAAAPPGPKPYNIFEDLEVFAHFEHYRSESYAQAIHLMSSQTSLRSDSRQSYASCATTLKELSLSAPSSPKGVHSVEKSSTLPSTSSNVASFASPKKSSSLSLSSFFRKISPRFHKNRKSKSKPWIVVEFSQKDIEGQGLDHESMADSDQSLELALQGKEQYMASHTGSATGRLSFSGSGSQSSLNAWVRAGKPKAFGPLHHDTQRVLAKNYGNMIAKARGCRSQEWLHGSKLPSKPSKTSTRPNQWPVPSCAGSRHSIGSLMPTVVVNSPGTVPMVLLETGYSEQEGTAEQSFAIPHSLSAGTVLLTGIPEKRALDSNITQLSNGCWNIGGSSVPEHRPSYLGISCAINGYTNYSQFCRSRDSSPARLSPRTSAPLAASPGNRLKVEPILEIKASNGRGELTNGRHHHGPQEVVAAPEPCTSLVQQRIAALYGSEAAERVARSRTRTAKSPLKLEKAASKRSPSCPAQVIRGRSKSPPVFRHLTRDFKEHLRLSEVSASPAENLPGFVPAASRFPLLGSPEKRAPFSATALRICDVDRGDSSALKEDILEESRNCQVVNGGGAQKLNGNHAAAVDEVDKALDLPVETVPAQHVSSLLSPVCTKALSSSDLPVREGHTFLATLSSTQQVLECHIRDAERDLNEAALSEDMKGRIRAAIGKANLLINKKFKQFKELCLKNIEQNVDDPFPTTGSDLAGFWDMVMLQVDNVHALFEELSVLKANNWVEPKTESKSTALPRPVKKVASRSMPASPRRSEKAEEAAKSRLEARKRLMEAKRQARQQQQSQPAGAPDEDIAIFVPQEKTN